A region from the Myripristis murdjan chromosome 23, fMyrMur1.1, whole genome shotgun sequence genome encodes:
- the nfyba gene encoding nuclear transcription factor Y, beta a, which yields MDGDSSTTDASQLGITGEYMASGHYVLQSQDDDGEESLNDHEDSGIKENFREQDIYLPIANVARIMKNAVPQTGKIAKDAKECVQECVSEFISFITSEASERCHQEKRKTINGEDILFAMSTLGFDMYVEPLKLYLQKFREAMKGEKGMPGVSVGESLGDELTDDNFTNPLPAGIITADGQQQNVMVYTTSYQQIPAVQQIQFS from the exons atgGACGGGGACAGCTCAACTACCGACGCCTCCCAGCTGGGCATCACTGGAGAATATATGGCCTCTGGGCATTATGTGCTGCAGTCTCAGGACG atGATGGAGAAGAGAGTCTGAATGACCATGAAGACAGCGGCATCAAAGAGAACTTCAGGGAACAGGACATCTATCTTCCTATCGCCAACGTGGCTCGGATCATGAAGAACGCTGTACCACAGActggaaag ATCGCAAAAGACGCCAAGGAGtgtgtgcaggagtgtgtgagCGAGTTCATCAGCTTCATCACGTCGGAGGCGAGCGAGCGCTGCCAccaggagaagaggaagaccATCAATGGGGAGGACATCCTGTTCGCCATGTCCACGCTGGGCTTCGACATGTACGTGGAGCCGCTCAAGCTCTACCTGCAGAAGTTCAGAGAG gcgATGAAAGGGGAGAAAGGGATGCCCGGCGTGTCTGTGGGAGAAAGCCTGGGAGACGAACTCACAGATGACAACTTCA CAAATCCACTGCCAGCGGGAATCATCACAGCGGACGGACAGCAACAGAACGTCATGGTGTACACCACCTCCTACCAACAG ATTCCCGCCGTACAGCAGATCCAGTTTTCGTGA
- the podxl gene encoding podocalyxin isoform X1 — translation MRATMRITWLLLSLGLLFHCVHSDTASTDAGSPETTRPAKTVTVPPTTVSDAPPSGGDPPTTVSAKPATGGAAGGDPPTTVSAKPATGGAAGGDPPTTVSDTVAAVSDPPATVSGPPATIGDPPASGSDTTGTGVTGGDVTGIKVTTEKQTASKPTPTPTSETSQHGTIIKGSAATTPTMPTDKDSSSEPQQSGAATTKPLTPSNSGSHVEQPSSPAVSAQDVRPTQPNVPPGNPGSVTTVPPGVPGSSETLSGPIGGRQDATGSATQSTTISKDSEGAASVITVPPGVPGSPVGQGQDAAGSGTQSTTISKDNKGAGAVENAGTAAPTNMKPTQTTAGTPHSAGGAVIPSTISTRPAGDKAVISPGQAAATTTQAPPAASLSTTTTTTPTTPTTTTTTTTLAQPRMFSFSLHEGQEREDEKELVAVCKRLMEDMHVGNCTLVWRQHKGKTVIDSAELNGRVKAALANQYYAEITKKSHDNTTLIAILASCGALLAMIIGLAIYASHHCKPYNENQQHLTEELHTVENGYHDNPTLEVMEVQPEMQEKKVALNGEFNDSWIVPMDNLLKEDMPDEEDTHL, via the exons ATGAGAGCGACAATGCGAATCACGTGGCTGCTGCTATCACTTG GTCTCCTATTTCACTGTGTCCATTCAGATACTGCAAGTACAGATGCTGGATCTCCTGAAACTACTAGGCCAGCAAAAACTGTTACTGTCCCACCTACCACTGTTAGTGACGCACCTCCCTCTGGTGGTGACCCACCTACCACTGTTAGTGCCAAACCTGCCACTGGTGGTGCAGCTGGTGGTGACCCACCTACCACTGTTAGTGCCAAACCTGCCACTGGTGGTGCAGCTGGTGGTGACCCACCTACCACTGTTAGTGACACAGTTGCCGCTGTTAGTGACCCACCTGCCACTGTTAGTGGCCCACCTGCAACTATTGGTGACCCACCTGCAAGTGGAAGTGATACTACTGGAACAGGGGTAACTGGAGGTGATGTGACTGGAATAAAAGTTACAACAGAGAAGCAAACAGCCTCAAagccaaccccaaccccaacttCTGAGACCTCCCAGCATGGCACCATAATCAAGGGTTCTGCTGCAACAACCCCTACCATGCCCACTGACAAAGACTCCTCATCAGAGCCTCAACAAAGCGGTGCTGCCACCACCAAACCACTTACGCCTTCCAACAGTGGATCCCATGTTGAACAACCCAGCAGCCCAGCGGTGTCGGCCCAAGACGTCAGGCCAACACAGCCTAACGTGCCCCCAGGCAATCCAGGCTCTGTGACCACAGTGCCTCCCGGAGTGCCAGGCAGCTCTGAAACCTTATCAGGACCCATAGGAGGAAGGCAGGACGCCACTGGCTCTGCAACACAGTCAACTACCATTTCCAAGGACAGTGAAGGAGCAG CCTCTGTGATCACAGTGCCTCCTGGAGTGCCGGGCAGCCCCGTAGGACAGGGGCAGGACGCCGCTGGCTCTGGAACACAGTCCACTACCATTTCTAAGGACAATAAAGGAGCAG GTGCGGTAGAAAATGCCGGGACAGCGGCGCCGACAAACATGAAGCCTACACAGACCACAGCCGGGACCCCGCActcagcagggggcgctgtcaTCCCCTCCACCATCAGCACCAGGCCCGCAGGAGACAAGGCAGTAATTTCTCCAGGACAGGCGGCAGCTACTACAACCCAAGCGCCTCCAGCCGCCAGCCTCagtaccaccaccaccaccacccccaccacccccaccaccaccacaaccacaaccacactCGCTCAGCCAAGGATGTTCTCG ttttctctCCACGAAGGGCAGGAG agggaggatgagaagGAGCTGGTGGCGGTGTGCAAGCGGCTGATGGAGGACATGCACGTGGGGAACTGCACGCTGGTGTGGCGGCAGCACAAGGGCAAAACAGTGATCGACAGTGCAGAGCTAAATGGCAGAG TGAAAGCCGCCCTGGCCAATCAGTACTACGCCGAAATCACAAAG AAATCACATGACAACACGACCCTGATCGCCATCCTGGCGTCCTGCGGAGCTCTGCTGGCCATGATCATCGGCCTGGCCATCTACGCCTCGCACCACTGCAAGCCCTACAACGAGAACCAG CAACACCTGACGGAGGAGCTGCACACGGTGGAGAACGGTTACCACGACAACCCCACGCTGGAGGTGATGGAGGTGCAGCCGGAGATGCAGGAGAAGAAGGTGGCGCTGAACGGCGAGTTCAACGACAGCTGGATCGTCCCCATGGACAACCTGCTGAAGGAGGACATGCCGGACGAGGAGGACACGCACCTGTAG
- the podxl gene encoding podocalyxin isoform X2: protein MRATMRITWLLLSLGLLFHCVHSDTASTDAGSPETTRPAKTVTVPPTTVSDAPPSGGDPPTTVSAKPATGGAAGGDPPTTVSAKPATGGAAGGDPPTTVSDTVAAVSDPPATVSGPPATIGDPPASGSDTTGTGVTGGDVTGIKVTTEKQTASKPTPTPTSETSQHGTIIKGSAATTPTMPTDKDSSSEPQQSGAATTKPLTPSNSGSHVEQPSSPAVSAQDVRPTQPNVPPGNPGSVTTVPPGVPGSSETLSGPIGGRQDATGSATQSTTISKDSEGAVPPGVPGSPVGQGQDAAGSGTQSTTISKDNKGAGAVENAGTAAPTNMKPTQTTAGTPHSAGGAVIPSTISTRPAGDKAVISPGQAAATTTQAPPAASLSTTTTTTPTTPTTTTTTTTLAQPRMFSFSLHEGQEREDEKELVAVCKRLMEDMHVGNCTLVWRQHKGKTVIDSAELNGRVKAALANQYYAEITKKSHDNTTLIAILASCGALLAMIIGLAIYASHHCKPYNENQQHLTEELHTVENGYHDNPTLEVMEVQPEMQEKKVALNGEFNDSWIVPMDNLLKEDMPDEEDTHL from the exons ATGAGAGCGACAATGCGAATCACGTGGCTGCTGCTATCACTTG GTCTCCTATTTCACTGTGTCCATTCAGATACTGCAAGTACAGATGCTGGATCTCCTGAAACTACTAGGCCAGCAAAAACTGTTACTGTCCCACCTACCACTGTTAGTGACGCACCTCCCTCTGGTGGTGACCCACCTACCACTGTTAGTGCCAAACCTGCCACTGGTGGTGCAGCTGGTGGTGACCCACCTACCACTGTTAGTGCCAAACCTGCCACTGGTGGTGCAGCTGGTGGTGACCCACCTACCACTGTTAGTGACACAGTTGCCGCTGTTAGTGACCCACCTGCCACTGTTAGTGGCCCACCTGCAACTATTGGTGACCCACCTGCAAGTGGAAGTGATACTACTGGAACAGGGGTAACTGGAGGTGATGTGACTGGAATAAAAGTTACAACAGAGAAGCAAACAGCCTCAAagccaaccccaaccccaacttCTGAGACCTCCCAGCATGGCACCATAATCAAGGGTTCTGCTGCAACAACCCCTACCATGCCCACTGACAAAGACTCCTCATCAGAGCCTCAACAAAGCGGTGCTGCCACCACCAAACCACTTACGCCTTCCAACAGTGGATCCCATGTTGAACAACCCAGCAGCCCAGCGGTGTCGGCCCAAGACGTCAGGCCAACACAGCCTAACGTGCCCCCAGGCAATCCAGGCTCTGTGACCACAGTGCCTCCCGGAGTGCCAGGCAGCTCTGAAACCTTATCAGGACCCATAGGAGGAAGGCAGGACGCCACTGGCTCTGCAACACAGTCAACTACCATTTCCAAGGACAGTGAAGGAGCAG TGCCTCCTGGAGTGCCGGGCAGCCCCGTAGGACAGGGGCAGGACGCCGCTGGCTCTGGAACACAGTCCACTACCATTTCTAAGGACAATAAAGGAGCAG GTGCGGTAGAAAATGCCGGGACAGCGGCGCCGACAAACATGAAGCCTACACAGACCACAGCCGGGACCCCGCActcagcagggggcgctgtcaTCCCCTCCACCATCAGCACCAGGCCCGCAGGAGACAAGGCAGTAATTTCTCCAGGACAGGCGGCAGCTACTACAACCCAAGCGCCTCCAGCCGCCAGCCTCagtaccaccaccaccaccacccccaccacccccaccaccaccacaaccacaaccacactCGCTCAGCCAAGGATGTTCTCG ttttctctCCACGAAGGGCAGGAG agggaggatgagaagGAGCTGGTGGCGGTGTGCAAGCGGCTGATGGAGGACATGCACGTGGGGAACTGCACGCTGGTGTGGCGGCAGCACAAGGGCAAAACAGTGATCGACAGTGCAGAGCTAAATGGCAGAG TGAAAGCCGCCCTGGCCAATCAGTACTACGCCGAAATCACAAAG AAATCACATGACAACACGACCCTGATCGCCATCCTGGCGTCCTGCGGAGCTCTGCTGGCCATGATCATCGGCCTGGCCATCTACGCCTCGCACCACTGCAAGCCCTACAACGAGAACCAG CAACACCTGACGGAGGAGCTGCACACGGTGGAGAACGGTTACCACGACAACCCCACGCTGGAGGTGATGGAGGTGCAGCCGGAGATGCAGGAGAAGAAGGTGGCGCTGAACGGCGAGTTCAACGACAGCTGGATCGTCCCCATGGACAACCTGCTGAAGGAGGACATGCCGGACGAGGAGGACACGCACCTGTAG
- the podxl gene encoding podocalyxin isoform X3, giving the protein MRATMRITWLLLSLGLLFHCVHSDTASTDAGSPETTRPAKTVTVPPTTVSDAPPSGGDPPTTVSAKPATGGAAGGDPPTTVSAKPATGGAAGGDPPTTVSDTVAAVSDPPATVSGPPATIGDPPASGSDTTGTGVTGGDVTGIKVTTEKQTASKPTPTPTSETSQHGTIIKGSAATTPTMPTDKDSSSEPQQSGAATTKPLTPSNSGSHVEQPSSPAVSAQDVRPTQPNVPPGNPGSVTTVPPGVPGSSETLSGPIGGRQDATGSATQSTTISKDSEGAASVITVPPGVPGSPVGQGQDAAGSGTQSTTISKDNKGAGAVENAGTAAPTNMKPTQTTAGTPHSAGGAVIPSTISTRPAGDKAVISPGQAAATTTQAPPAASLSTTTTTTPTTPTTTTTTTTLAQPRMFSFSLHEGQEKSHDNTTLIAILASCGALLAMIIGLAIYASHHCKPYNENQQHLTEELHTVENGYHDNPTLEVMEVQPEMQEKKVALNGEFNDSWIVPMDNLLKEDMPDEEDTHL; this is encoded by the exons ATGAGAGCGACAATGCGAATCACGTGGCTGCTGCTATCACTTG GTCTCCTATTTCACTGTGTCCATTCAGATACTGCAAGTACAGATGCTGGATCTCCTGAAACTACTAGGCCAGCAAAAACTGTTACTGTCCCACCTACCACTGTTAGTGACGCACCTCCCTCTGGTGGTGACCCACCTACCACTGTTAGTGCCAAACCTGCCACTGGTGGTGCAGCTGGTGGTGACCCACCTACCACTGTTAGTGCCAAACCTGCCACTGGTGGTGCAGCTGGTGGTGACCCACCTACCACTGTTAGTGACACAGTTGCCGCTGTTAGTGACCCACCTGCCACTGTTAGTGGCCCACCTGCAACTATTGGTGACCCACCTGCAAGTGGAAGTGATACTACTGGAACAGGGGTAACTGGAGGTGATGTGACTGGAATAAAAGTTACAACAGAGAAGCAAACAGCCTCAAagccaaccccaaccccaacttCTGAGACCTCCCAGCATGGCACCATAATCAAGGGTTCTGCTGCAACAACCCCTACCATGCCCACTGACAAAGACTCCTCATCAGAGCCTCAACAAAGCGGTGCTGCCACCACCAAACCACTTACGCCTTCCAACAGTGGATCCCATGTTGAACAACCCAGCAGCCCAGCGGTGTCGGCCCAAGACGTCAGGCCAACACAGCCTAACGTGCCCCCAGGCAATCCAGGCTCTGTGACCACAGTGCCTCCCGGAGTGCCAGGCAGCTCTGAAACCTTATCAGGACCCATAGGAGGAAGGCAGGACGCCACTGGCTCTGCAACACAGTCAACTACCATTTCCAAGGACAGTGAAGGAGCAG CCTCTGTGATCACAGTGCCTCCTGGAGTGCCGGGCAGCCCCGTAGGACAGGGGCAGGACGCCGCTGGCTCTGGAACACAGTCCACTACCATTTCTAAGGACAATAAAGGAGCAG GTGCGGTAGAAAATGCCGGGACAGCGGCGCCGACAAACATGAAGCCTACACAGACCACAGCCGGGACCCCGCActcagcagggggcgctgtcaTCCCCTCCACCATCAGCACCAGGCCCGCAGGAGACAAGGCAGTAATTTCTCCAGGACAGGCGGCAGCTACTACAACCCAAGCGCCTCCAGCCGCCAGCCTCagtaccaccaccaccaccacccccaccacccccaccaccaccacaaccacaaccacactCGCTCAGCCAAGGATGTTCTCG ttttctctCCACGAAGGGCAGGAG AAATCACATGACAACACGACCCTGATCGCCATCCTGGCGTCCTGCGGAGCTCTGCTGGCCATGATCATCGGCCTGGCCATCTACGCCTCGCACCACTGCAAGCCCTACAACGAGAACCAG CAACACCTGACGGAGGAGCTGCACACGGTGGAGAACGGTTACCACGACAACCCCACGCTGGAGGTGATGGAGGTGCAGCCGGAGATGCAGGAGAAGAAGGTGGCGCTGAACGGCGAGTTCAACGACAGCTGGATCGTCCCCATGGACAACCTGCTGAAGGAGGACATGCCGGACGAGGAGGACACGCACCTGTAG